A region from the Nostoc sp. HK-01 genome encodes:
- a CDS encoding RND family efflux transporter MFP subunit has protein sequence MSRLASVLITNPVLEILPNSFSDRNWLPTRQLWLLILSLAYLCSACGRASEAQSTGKDSGKKRPVPVMVATATQKTIPIFIKATGTVEAYSTVSVKSQIGGQLTGVYFRQGQNVKKGDLLFQIDSRPQQAALMQAMAAKAKDQALVKQSEANVNKAIAQVNQAKATVLKDVAQANNANVQAQRYAGLLQQGAISKEQSEQYQTSAIAQTATVKADQDAVANAQAAVEAAKADVKNVQAAVVADEAAIDNAKVQLSYSSIYSPITGRTGSLKLNQGNLVTANSTDPLITISQIRPIYVNFSIPQRMLPDLKKYTSNHKLEVDVIPPKDSGNPVHGYLTFVDSGVNTQTGTIQLKGTFSNNDERLLPGQFVNVVLKLSEIPNAVTVPTKAIQAGQQQQFVYVVKPDNTVEMRPVVVGDAVNNETAIAQGIKPGEQVVIDGQFNLVPGAGVQVKQGLGGGRGQESEGRGQEAAGRR, from the coding sequence ATGAGCCGTTTAGCTTCTGTTTTGATTACAAATCCTGTGTTGGAAATTTTACCCAATAGTTTTAGCGATCGCAACTGGCTGCCTACAAGGCAGTTATGGTTATTAATATTAAGTTTGGCTTATTTGTGTTCGGCTTGTGGTCGAGCTTCCGAAGCTCAATCAACAGGAAAAGATTCCGGTAAAAAACGGCCTGTTCCTGTCATGGTGGCCACTGCTACTCAAAAAACAATCCCAATTTTCATCAAGGCTACAGGTACAGTAGAAGCATATTCAACTGTTTCTGTCAAGTCACAGATTGGGGGACAGTTAACAGGGGTGTATTTCCGCCAAGGACAGAACGTGAAAAAGGGGGATTTGCTGTTTCAGATCGATTCCCGTCCCCAGCAAGCAGCCCTGATGCAAGCAATGGCGGCCAAAGCCAAAGATCAGGCATTAGTCAAGCAGTCCGAGGCTAATGTTAACAAAGCGATCGCTCAAGTTAACCAAGCCAAAGCCACAGTCTTAAAAGATGTAGCCCAGGCGAATAATGCCAATGTCCAGGCACAACGCTATGCGGGGTTACTGCAACAAGGTGCGATTAGTAAAGAGCAGTCTGAACAATACCAAACAAGTGCCATTGCTCAAACAGCAACAGTCAAAGCAGACCAAGATGCAGTAGCTAACGCCCAAGCAGCAGTAGAAGCCGCTAAGGCAGATGTAAAAAATGTCCAAGCCGCAGTAGTCGCAGACGAAGCCGCAATTGATAATGCTAAAGTCCAGCTTTCTTATAGTTCTATTTATTCGCCAATTACCGGGCGCACGGGTAGTCTCAAGCTAAATCAAGGTAATTTAGTGACTGCTAATTCCACAGATCCCTTAATTACCATCAGCCAGATTCGCCCGATTTATGTTAACTTCTCGATTCCCCAGCGAATGTTGCCAGACTTGAAAAAGTACACCAGCAACCACAAATTAGAAGTTGATGTCATCCCCCCCAAAGATTCAGGGAATCCTGTACATGGTTATCTCACCTTTGTTGACAGTGGTGTAAATACTCAAACTGGCACAATTCAACTCAAAGGCACATTTAGTAATAACGACGAGCGATTGTTACCAGGGCAATTTGTCAATGTCGTTCTGAAATTATCTGAGATACCCAATGCTGTGACTGTACCAACCAAAGCCATTCAAGCTGGACAGCAACAGCAATTTGTGTATGTTGTTAAACCTGATAACACAGTAGAAATGCGCCCTGTAGTTGTGGGAGATGCAGTCAATAATGAAACTGCGATCGCTCAAGGCATCAAACCAGGTGAACAAGTAGTCATCGACGGCCAATTCAACCTTGTACCTGGGGCAGGAGTGCAAGTTAAGCAGGGATTAGGAGGAGGCAGGGGGCAGGAGTCAGAAGGCAGAGGGCAGGAGGCAGCAGGCAGAAGGTAA
- a CDS encoding DegT/DnrJ/EryC1/StrS aminotransferase, with protein sequence MFQSVNSVPAFDIKQQYVTIEAEVSAAVLEVLSSGRYIGGPIIESFEQQFADYHGVTNCIACNSGTDALYLALRALEIGAGDEVITTPFTFIATAEVISSVGAKPVFVDIDINTFNLDLRQIAGAITPKTKAIIPVHLFGQPVDMTELMAIANTHNLAIIEDCAQSTGAVWDNQKVGSIGHIGCFSFYPTKNLGGCGDGGAITTNDPELAAKMRVIKEHGQRNRYYYEEVGVNSRLDAIQAAILQIKLRYLDNWNQKRQAIASYYQQFLSQLPGIVVPEELPGGESVWNQFTIRVVSESRNGASASRRDWVKNQLQERGINSMVYYPYPLHLQPVYQHLGYQSGQLPVAEQTCHEVLSLPMFPELTTQQQDQVIYALKDCLV encoded by the coding sequence ATGTTCCAAAGCGTAAATTCTGTTCCTGCCTTTGATATCAAGCAGCAATACGTCACTATCGAAGCAGAAGTGAGTGCAGCAGTGCTAGAAGTTTTGTCTTCCGGGCGTTATATTGGTGGCCCCATAATTGAAAGCTTTGAGCAACAATTTGCTGACTATCATGGTGTTACTAATTGTATAGCTTGTAACTCTGGAACTGATGCACTCTACTTAGCGCTACGAGCTTTAGAAATTGGTGCAGGCGATGAGGTGATTACAACACCGTTTACCTTTATTGCGACGGCTGAGGTGATCAGCTCTGTAGGAGCCAAGCCTGTATTTGTGGATATAGATATTAATACATTTAACTTAGATTTGCGGCAAATAGCTGGGGCGATTACACCCAAAACCAAGGCGATTATTCCGGTGCATTTATTCGGACAGCCTGTGGATATGACAGAGTTAATGGCGATCGCCAATACTCACAATTTAGCCATAATTGAAGATTGCGCTCAATCTACAGGTGCAGTTTGGGATAATCAAAAAGTTGGCAGCATAGGGCATATTGGTTGCTTTAGTTTTTACCCTACCAAGAATCTCGGCGGTTGTGGCGATGGTGGGGCAATTACAACTAATGATCCAGAGTTAGCAGCGAAGATGCGGGTAATTAAGGAGCATGGGCAACGAAATCGCTATTACTACGAGGAAGTTGGCGTAAATAGCCGCTTAGATGCCATTCAAGCCGCAATTTTGCAAATTAAGCTGCGTTATCTTGATAATTGGAATCAAAAGAGACAAGCGATCGCATCTTACTACCAACAGTTCCTCAGCCAACTTCCGGGAATTGTTGTCCCTGAAGAACTTCCTGGCGGCGAGAGTGTCTGGAATCAATTCACAATTCGTGTAGTTAGTGAATCACGCAATGGTGCTAGTGCTTCGCGGCGCGATTGGGTAAAAAATCAATTGCAAGAACGGGGTATAAATTCAATGGTTTACTACCCTTATCCACTGCATTTACAGCCAGTTTATCAACATTTGGGTTATCAATCAGGGCAATTGCCAGTAGCTGAGCAAACCTGTCATGAGGTTTTATCTTTGCCAATGTTCCCTGAACTTACAACCCAGCAGCAAGACCAGGTGATTTATGCACTGAAGGATTGTTTGGTTTAA
- a CDS encoding peptidases M20 and M28 — translation MIVDLLLILRSLFEEHLQALNLQEQLRIHLYEIARERDPFFATAGHFFVQEYIRQELAQWGSVEIHTFVVRGKTCNNLILNLSSQTIGKHQDLPPILIGAHYDAVPGTPGADDNATGVAVLLELARKFAAEPAKYPLRLVAFDMEEYGLLGSTEYASLLHQQQQSLRLMISLEMLGYCNSTPGSQAYPRPLEKFYPNQGDFIALIGNLRTIRDLISLSRNIRKAGLPSQWLPVPNRGLIVPQTRLSDHAPFWDLGYPAIMVTDTAFLRNPNYHKPSDNIASLDLDFLTSVCQGLEQGIRRLA, via the coding sequence TTGATTGTTGACTTACTCCTGATACTCAGAAGTTTATTTGAAGAACACTTGCAAGCTTTGAATTTACAAGAGCAATTACGAATTCATCTGTATGAAATCGCCAGAGAACGCGATCCTTTCTTCGCCACAGCAGGACATTTCTTTGTCCAAGAATACATTCGTCAAGAATTAGCACAATGGGGAAGTGTGGAAATCCACACCTTTGTCGTGAGAGGGAAAACCTGCAACAACCTGATTTTAAATTTATCAAGTCAAACAATAGGGAAGCACCAAGATTTACCCCCAATTTTGATTGGGGCGCACTATGATGCTGTGCCGGGAACACCAGGGGCAGATGATAATGCTACAGGTGTAGCGGTATTATTAGAATTAGCGCGGAAATTTGCAGCGGAACCTGCTAAATATCCCTTGCGGCTAGTAGCTTTTGATATGGAAGAATATGGCTTACTAGGCAGTACTGAATATGCAAGTTTATTGCATCAACAACAGCAATCACTCCGCTTAATGATTTCTCTGGAAATGCTGGGTTATTGCAACTCTACCCCAGGTTCTCAGGCTTATCCCCGTCCGTTGGAGAAATTTTATCCAAATCAGGGTGATTTTATTGCTTTAATTGGGAATTTGCGGACAATTCGGGATTTAATCAGTCTCAGCCGGAATATTCGCAAAGCAGGTTTACCCAGTCAATGGCTACCAGTACCCAACCGAGGCTTAATCGTACCTCAAACCAGACTTAGTGATCATGCACCTTTTTGGGATTTGGGCTATCCAGCAATTATGGTGACAGATACGGCATTTTTACGGAATCCCAATTATCACAAACCTAGTGATAATATTGCCAGTCTAGATTTAGATTTTCTGACAAGTGTTTGCCAAGGTTTAGAACAGGGAATTAGACGGTTAGCTTAG
- the dnaK_2 gene encoding DnaK-type molecular chaperone DnaK produces MGKVVGIDLGTTNSVVAVMEGGKPVVIANAEGMRTTPSVVGFSKDGERVVGQMARRQTVLNPQNTFFAVKRFIGRKYGELSPDSKRVPYTIRKDEIGNIKIACPRLSKDFAPEEISAMVLKKLADDASRYLGEPVTGAVLTVPAYFNDSQRQATRDAGRIAGLEVLRILNEPTAASLAYGLDRGDTETILVFDLGGGTFDVSILDVGDGVFEVKATSGDTQLGGNDFDKKIVDWLAEQFLETEGVDLRRDRQALQRLMEAAEKAKIELSAVSITDINLPFITATEDGPKHIETRLTRSQFEGLCSDLVGRVRTPVKRALKDAGLRPEDIEEVVLVGGSTRIPMIKQLVRDLIGIEPNENVNPDEVVAVGAAIQAGILAGELKDLLLLDVTPLSLGLETIGGVMKKLIPRNTTIPVRRSDIFSTSENNQNTVEIHVVQGEREMAGDNKSLGRFKLYGIPPAPRGIPQVQVSFDIDANGILQVTALDRTTGREQSITIQGASTLSESEINRMIQDAQKYADVDRERKERVEKRTRSEALILQAERQLREVALEFGMQFARSRRQRIDNISRELKESLQANDDRGIDQAYADLQDALYELNREVRQYYAEDEDDDLFGTIKEIFTGGGDKEREREPDYYRDNYRDRDSYNSRDYGRENGRDYGRDSRSSAYDSRPSRRTSRPSYQDNWDENDDDWL; encoded by the coding sequence ATGGGCAAGGTAGTCGGCATCGACTTGGGTACAACCAACTCAGTAGTCGCCGTGATGGAGGGTGGCAAGCCGGTGGTGATTGCCAATGCAGAAGGAATGCGAACAACACCCTCCGTAGTTGGTTTCAGCAAAGATGGTGAGAGAGTGGTTGGGCAAATGGCACGACGGCAAACCGTCCTCAACCCGCAAAATACTTTTTTTGCAGTCAAACGCTTCATTGGACGAAAGTATGGTGAACTCAGCCCAGATTCTAAGCGTGTGCCATACACCATCCGCAAAGACGAAATCGGGAATATCAAAATTGCTTGTCCGCGCTTGAGTAAAGATTTTGCCCCCGAAGAAATTTCCGCAATGGTACTCAAGAAATTAGCCGATGATGCCAGCCGTTATTTAGGGGAACCAGTTACAGGCGCAGTTTTGACAGTTCCTGCTTATTTTAACGATTCTCAAAGACAGGCAACCCGTGATGCTGGCAGAATTGCCGGCTTAGAAGTGTTGCGAATTCTCAACGAACCCACTGCGGCTTCTTTAGCTTACGGTTTAGATAGAGGTGACACCGAAACCATCTTAGTCTTTGACTTGGGTGGTGGAACTTTTGACGTATCCATTTTAGATGTTGGCGATGGGGTATTTGAAGTTAAAGCCACCAGTGGTGATACCCAACTGGGTGGAAATGACTTTGATAAAAAGATAGTGGATTGGTTAGCCGAGCAATTTTTAGAAACCGAAGGTGTAGACTTAAGACGCGATCGCCAAGCTCTACAACGTTTAATGGAAGCCGCAGAAAAAGCTAAAATTGAATTATCTGCTGTGAGCATCACGGATATCAATTTGCCCTTCATCACCGCCACAGAAGACGGGCCAAAACATATCGAAACTCGTCTGACGCGTTCTCAATTTGAAGGTTTGTGTAGTGATTTAGTCGGACGCGTCCGCACACCAGTCAAAAGGGCATTAAAAGATGCTGGACTTAGGCCAGAAGATATCGAAGAAGTTGTGTTAGTTGGTGGTTCGACAAGAATCCCCATGATTAAGCAACTAGTCCGTGACTTAATTGGCATTGAACCTAACGAAAATGTTAACCCTGATGAAGTCGTCGCCGTTGGTGCAGCCATTCAAGCAGGTATCCTCGCCGGCGAACTGAAGGATTTGCTGTTGTTGGATGTCACACCTTTATCTTTGGGATTGGAAACTATCGGCGGTGTGATGAAAAAACTCATTCCCCGTAATACAACCATCCCAGTCCGCCGTTCAGATATCTTCTCCACCTCGGAAAATAACCAAAATACCGTGGAAATTCACGTAGTGCAAGGTGAGAGGGAAATGGCTGGAGATAACAAATCTCTGGGACGTTTCAAGCTGTATGGCATTCCTCCAGCCCCGCGCGGCATTCCCCAAGTCCAGGTATCCTTTGATATTGATGCCAACGGGATTTTACAGGTAACAGCCTTAGATAGAACAACAGGCAGGGAACAAAGTATCACTATTCAAGGTGCTTCCACCTTAAGTGAATCAGAAATTAATCGGATGATTCAGGACGCGCAAAAATACGCTGATGTCGATCGCGAACGCAAAGAACGAGTCGAAAAGCGTACCCGTTCCGAAGCATTGATTTTACAAGCAGAACGACAACTGCGAGAAGTAGCCCTAGAATTTGGTATGCAATTTGCCCGCAGTCGTCGCCAACGCATTGATAATATCAGCCGCGAACTCAAGGAGAGTTTACAAGCCAACGACGATCGCGGTATTGATCAAGCCTACGCTGACTTGCAAGATGCCCTTTATGAACTAAACCGAGAAGTCCGCCAGTATTATGCTGAAGACGAAGACGATGACTTGTTCGGCACAATTAAAGAAATCTTTACAGGAGGCGGCGATAAAGAAAGAGAACGGGAACCTGATTACTACCGAGATAATTACCGCGATCGCGATTCCTATAACAGCAGAGACTACGGTAGAGAAAATGGCAGAGATTATGGTAGAGACAGCCGTTCTTCAGCCTATGACAGTCGCCCATCTCGCCGCACATCCCGCCCTAGTTATCAAGATAATTGGGATGAAAATGACGATGATTGGTTGTAA
- the dnaJ gene encoding DnaJ protein, with amino-acid sequence MQNLQNFRDYYEILGVDKDASNEEIKKNYRRLARQYHPDLNPGNKAAEEKFKDIGEAYEVLSDTAKRAQYDQFSRYWKQKGFAGNKQTPKTKGWGERPSDRSNGNQVDPSQFANFEDFINQVVGVGSRQDTRNGSTTKTDPFRSPNSRVQYTVPKNPPKPARRDIEARLTLPLEKAYQGGNERIRLEDGRSLEVTMPPAMVTGQSIRLKNQGISGGDLYLKITVEPHPLFKLEGANIACQVPVTPSEAVLGGSVEAPTLDGPVKMTIPPGVRSGQRFRLANKGYPTDNGKRGDQLVEIQIITPKNISPEEKELYEKIRQIETFKPRADLLG; translated from the coding sequence ATGCAAAATTTGCAGAATTTCCGCGATTACTACGAGATTTTAGGAGTAGATAAAGATGCCTCTAATGAAGAAATTAAAAAGAACTATCGGCGATTAGCTAGACAATATCACCCTGACTTGAATCCAGGAAATAAAGCCGCTGAAGAAAAATTTAAAGATATTGGCGAAGCTTACGAAGTGCTTTCCGACACAGCCAAAAGAGCGCAATACGACCAGTTTAGCCGCTATTGGAAGCAAAAAGGCTTTGCTGGGAACAAACAAACGCCAAAAACCAAAGGCTGGGGAGAACGTCCAAGCGATCGCAGCAATGGCAATCAAGTAGACCCCAGTCAATTTGCTAATTTTGAAGACTTTATCAATCAAGTTGTAGGTGTTGGTAGTCGCCAAGATACCAGAAATGGCAGTACTACAAAAACCGATCCGTTTCGTTCGCCGAACAGCAGAGTTCAATATACAGTTCCTAAAAATCCGCCAAAACCAGCCCGGCGAGATATTGAAGCTCGATTAACCTTACCATTAGAAAAAGCTTATCAAGGTGGTAACGAGCGCATTCGTTTAGAAGATGGGCGATCGCTAGAAGTAACAATGCCTCCAGCTATGGTTACAGGTCAGAGTATCCGCCTAAAAAACCAAGGTATCAGCGGTGGCGACTTATACCTAAAAATTACTGTCGAGCCACATCCCTTATTTAAATTAGAAGGCGCAAACATAGCCTGTCAAGTACCCGTAACTCCCAGTGAAGCAGTTCTCGGCGGATCTGTAGAAGCACCTACCCTTGATGGCCCTGTGAAAATGACCATCCCCCCAGGTGTTAGGTCTGGTCAAAGATTCCGATTGGCAAATAAAGGCTATCCTACCGACAACGGCAAACGCGGCGATCAATTGGTGGAGATTCAGATAATTACACCAAAAAATATTAGCCCCGAAGAAAAAGAACTTTACGAAAAAATTCGGCAAATTGAAACCTTTAAACCCCGCGCTGATTTACTAGGTTAG
- a CDS encoding heat shock protein DnaJ-like protein, which yields MPQSSETSYYSLLGLHPSASVIDIRRAYRELSKRYHPDTTELPATLATAKFQQINEAYATLSHPERRLSYDLKIGYSRFGVIQAPADLHRPVRYSYDYSKSAYLDASDRPLSSGEIFALFILGLTFVGCLLLALAIGFARGEAAFQTQSPLLTPKVEKHISYVSQLTSSGESQNYNFSIFK from the coding sequence ATGCCACAAAGTAGTGAAACCTCCTACTACTCGCTGCTAGGACTGCATCCCTCAGCATCGGTGATTGATATTCGCCGTGCTTATCGGGAACTAAGCAAGCGCTATCATCCTGACACTACAGAATTACCTGCTACCCTTGCTACAGCTAAATTTCAGCAAATTAATGAAGCTTATGCCACTTTAAGCCATCCAGAAAGGCGACTCAGCTATGACTTGAAAATTGGCTATTCTCGCTTTGGCGTAATTCAAGCACCTGCGGATTTGCATCGTCCTGTGCGTTATTCTTATGATTACTCTAAATCAGCTTACCTCGATGCCAGCGATCGCCCGCTTTCTTCTGGCGAAATCTTCGCTTTATTTATCCTGGGACTGACCTTTGTCGGATGTTTATTACTAGCACTGGCGATTGGATTTGCTCGTGGTGAAGCTGCTTTTCAAACCCAATCTCCTCTACTTACCCCCAAAGTCGAGAAGCATATTTCTTATGTATCCCAATTAACTAGTTCTGGAGAGTCTCAAAACTATAACTTTTCCATATTCAAATAA
- a CDS encoding undecaprenyl pyrophosphate synthetase: protein MTVQQTELLYLPPDLNRELLPKHVAVIMDGNGRWAKLQGLPRIMGHKRGVDALKDLLRCCKDWGIEALTAYAFSTENWKRPQEEVDFLMTLFQVVLRQELREMVEENVQIQFVGNLQALPRSLQDEITRSMEATKNNRSIKFSVATNYGGRQEILQACRAIAQKVQQGILKPDEIDESVFESHLYTAGIDDPDLLIRTSGEMRLSNFLLWQMAYGEIYITETLWPDFDRAEFHRALCAYQQRDRRFGKV, encoded by the coding sequence ATGACTGTACAACAAACTGAACTGCTATATTTGCCTCCCGACTTGAACCGGGAACTACTGCCCAAACACGTTGCGGTGATTATGGATGGCAATGGTCGATGGGCTAAACTTCAAGGTTTGCCGCGAATCATGGGTCATAAGCGTGGTGTTGATGCTTTGAAAGACTTGCTGCGTTGTTGCAAAGACTGGGGAATTGAGGCACTGACAGCTTATGCTTTTTCTACAGAAAATTGGAAAAGGCCGCAGGAAGAAGTAGATTTTTTGATGACTTTATTCCAAGTAGTTTTACGTCAAGAACTGCGGGAAATGGTTGAGGAAAATGTGCAAATTCAGTTTGTGGGAAATTTGCAGGCTTTACCGCGATCGCTGCAAGATGAAATTACCCGCTCAATGGAAGCCACTAAGAATAATCGCAGTATTAAGTTTTCTGTGGCAACTAATTATGGCGGACGGCAAGAAATTTTACAAGCTTGCCGCGCGATCGCCCAAAAAGTTCAGCAAGGTATCCTCAAACCAGATGAAATTGATGAATCAGTATTTGAAAGCCATCTTTACACTGCTGGAATTGATGACCCTGATTTATTAATTCGTACTAGCGGGGAAATGCGCCTTTCCAATTTTCTCCTCTGGCAAATGGCTTACGGGGAAATTTACATCACTGAGACTCTTTGGCCTGATTTCGACCGCGCTGAGTTTCACCGGGCTTTATGTGCATATCAGCAACGAGATCGGAGATTTGGCAAAGTCTAA
- a CDS encoding diaminopimelate decarboxylase has product MVSTHPTEVQHTGTQYLPQKRNPNETISPNQELLPLTAKVNSDDCLEIGGCDVTTLVQQFGSPLYILDEDTLRSACRQYRDAFKQYYQGEAQVLYASKAWNCLAVCAIAASEGLGIDVVSGGELYTALTAGVSPEKIYLHGNNKSHSELVLAIESGVTIVVDNWQELHNLVELTQNTHPVRIMLRLTPGIECHTHEYIRTGHLDSKFGFDPNDLDEVFTFVSKQPSLNCIGLHAHIGSQIFELQPHRDLASVMVQWFRDTAKYGLNLTELNIGGGLGICYTESDDPPSIEDWVKVICEVLQETCAAENLPLPKLLCEPGRSLIATSCVTAYTIGATKIVPEIRTYLSVDGGMSDNPRPITYQSVYRAVVANKMLAPITQTVTVAGKHCESGDILIKNAQLPKTEPGDILVVMATGAYNYSMASNYNRLPRPAAVVVANGEANLILQRETYQDLIRQDCLPERLKSSH; this is encoded by the coding sequence ATGGTATCGACTCACCCCACTGAGGTTCAACATACTGGAACTCAGTATTTGCCTCAAAAGCGCAACCCAAACGAAACTATTTCGCCTAACCAGGAACTATTACCTTTAACGGCCAAAGTTAATAGTGATGACTGCCTGGAAATTGGTGGGTGTGATGTCACAACCCTAGTTCAGCAGTTTGGTTCGCCTTTATATATTTTAGATGAAGACACTCTCCGTTCGGCTTGTCGGCAATACCGAGATGCGTTTAAGCAATACTACCAAGGTGAAGCTCAAGTATTGTACGCTTCCAAAGCATGGAATTGTCTAGCTGTTTGTGCGATCGCTGCCTCAGAAGGCTTGGGAATTGATGTTGTTTCTGGCGGTGAACTCTACACAGCTTTAACTGCTGGCGTTAGTCCTGAGAAAATTTACCTCCACGGCAATAATAAATCCCATTCAGAGCTAGTTTTAGCAATTGAATCTGGTGTGACGATTGTCGTTGATAACTGGCAAGAATTACACAATTTGGTGGAATTGACCCAAAACACCCACCCAGTCCGCATCATGCTGCGGTTAACTCCTGGGATTGAATGCCACACCCACGAATATATTCGCACAGGACACTTAGATAGTAAATTTGGCTTTGACCCCAACGATTTAGATGAAGTGTTTACCTTTGTTAGCAAGCAACCTTCCTTGAACTGTATAGGCTTGCACGCGCATATTGGTTCGCAAATTTTTGAACTGCAACCCCATCGAGACTTAGCCTCGGTGATGGTGCAATGGTTCCGAGATACTGCTAAGTATGGTTTAAATTTAACCGAACTCAATATTGGTGGTGGGTTAGGTATTTGTTATACAGAATCAGATGATCCCCCAAGTATTGAAGATTGGGTAAAGGTAATTTGTGAAGTTCTTCAAGAAACTTGTGCAGCCGAAAATTTGCCTTTACCAAAGCTATTATGTGAACCAGGGCGATCGCTGATTGCGACATCTTGTGTAACTGCCTATACCATTGGTGCAACCAAAATAGTCCCAGAAATTCGTACCTACCTATCTGTTGATGGTGGAATGTCTGATAATCCCCGACCAATCACTTACCAGTCAGTTTATCGGGCTGTAGTTGCTAATAAAATGTTGGCTCCGATTACACAAACAGTCACAGTAGCTGGTAAACATTGCGAATCAGGAGATATCCTAATTAAGAATGCCCAACTACCAAAAACTGAACCAGGCGATATCCTAGTGGTTATGGCAACTGGTGCTTACAATTACAGTATGGCATCTAACTACAACCGCTTACCCCGTCCAGCAGCAGTAGTAGTGGCTAATGGCGAAGCAAATTTGATTTTGCAGCGCGAAACTTATCAAGATTTGATTCGGCAAGATTGCCTACCAGAGAGACTCAAAAGTAGTCATTAG
- a CDS encoding ribosomal-protein-alanine acetyltransferase produces MISSDLQLRSLTTNDLSAILELDQACFGGLWTMDGYQRELDSPNSELLGLFAPLSSIQLLGMGCFWSIVDEAHITILAIHPQYHRQGLGQALLYALLKTAGDRGLERATLEVRASNLAAISLYQKFGFKTAGLRRRYYKDNGEDALILWLSELQHPKFQTTLDNWHTTVSKQLNQFSWQLIN; encoded by the coding sequence GTGATTTCATCAGACTTACAATTGCGATCGCTCACAACCAATGATCTAAGTGCAATCCTCGAACTTGATCAAGCTTGTTTTGGTGGTCTTTGGACAATGGATGGCTACCAACGAGAGTTGGACAGTCCCAACAGCGAATTACTTGGGTTATTTGCACCATTGTCTAGTATTCAACTTTTGGGGATGGGTTGCTTTTGGTCGATTGTAGACGAAGCCCACATTACAATTTTGGCAATTCATCCCCAATATCACCGTCAAGGTTTGGGACAGGCTTTATTGTATGCTCTCTTGAAGACAGCTGGCGATCGCGGTTTAGAGCGAGCCACCCTCGAAGTTAGAGCTTCTAACCTTGCTGCTATATCCTTATATCAGAAATTTGGCTTTAAAACCGCTGGGTTACGACGGCGTTATTACAAAGATAATGGCGAGGATGCCCTAATTCTTTGGTTATCAGAGTTGCAGCATCCAAAGTTTCAAACAACTTTAGACAACTGGCACACTACTGTTAGCAAACAGTTGAATCAATTCTCTTGGCAGTTGATTAATTAG